In Acidimicrobiia bacterium, the DNA window GTGTCGCGCACCCCTTGCCCACACCGTTCCTCGTCGTCGCGACGCAGAACCCGATCGAGTACGAAGGCACCTACCCGCTGCCCGAGGCGCAGCTCGACCGCTTCCTCGCCAAGGTCGACGTCGGGTACCCGACCGCCGGCGACGAGGTCGCGCTGCTCCGGCTCGCGCACCGCGGTGTCGCGCCCGCGACGCTCGCCGACGTGCAGCCGGTCGTGACCGCCGACGAGCTGCGCGCCGAGTCCGCGCGCGTCGATACGGTCACGGTGTCGGACGACGTGCTCGCGTACGTCGCCGCGATCGTGCGCCGCACACGCGAGGTGCCGAGCGTCGCGCTCGGTGCGAGCCCGCGCGCCGCCGTGCACCTGCTCGCGGCGGCGAAGGCGGCCGCGAGCATGACCGACCGCACCTACGTGATCCCCGACGACGTGCAGGCGGTCGCGCGCGCGGTGCTGCGCCACCGGCTGCTGATCCGCCCCGAAGCCGAGCTCGAGCACTACAGCGCCGACGACGCGATCACGAGCACACTCGCTGCGGTGCCCGTCCCGCGGTGAGCTCGACGTGAGCCCCACAGTGCGCGCCGCGTACGCGCTCGGCGTCGTCGCATTGCTCGCACTCGCGATTCCGATCGCGATCGTCGTCGTGCTCGCGATCGCCGTCGCGATCGCGACCGTGGTCGACGCGGTGCTCGCGCACCGCGCGCCTCGGCTCAGCCGCTCGGTCCCTCCCGTCGTCGTCCGTGGCGTCCGCGCGCCGCTCACCGTGCGCGCCATCGGT includes these proteins:
- a CDS encoding MoxR family ATPase — encoded protein: MRELRNRVVSEVSKVVVGQDHVVDVLLAATTVGGHVLLEGVPGVAKTLLANAFARALGVDFRRVQFTPDMLPSDLTGTMTLRTTAAGSELAFRPGPVFTNLVLADEINRTPPKTQSALLEAMQEQQVSVDGVAHPLPTPFLVVATQNPIEYEGTYPLPEAQLDRFLAKVDVGYPTAGDEVALLRLAHRGVAPATLADVQPVVTADELRAESARVDTVTVSDDVLAYVAAIVRRTREVPSVALGASPRAAVHLLAAAKAAASMTDRTYVIPDDVQAVARAVLRHRLLIRPEAELEHYSADDAITSTLAAVPVPR